One window from the genome of Plectropomus leopardus isolate mb unplaced genomic scaffold, YSFRI_Pleo_2.0 unplaced_scaffold21536, whole genome shotgun sequence encodes:
- the LOC121965753 gene encoding pre-mRNA-splicing factor CWC25-like, whose translation MSQRTLRFQRYPRSRRSRRSRRSHWSRRSRRSQRPRRSSRSRESNRSQRSRRSLESNRSQRSRRSHRSHRSRESNSSLRYCRSNELNRSLRSRRSRESNRSQRPRTSRESNRSQRSRRYLESNRSQRSRRSHRSRESNRSLRSCRSQRLV comes from the coding sequence ATGTCTCAGAGGACTCTGAGATTTCAGAGGTATCCGAGGTCTCGCAGGTCTCGCAGGTCTCGCAGGTCTCACTGGTCTCGCAGGTCTCGCAGATCTCAGAGGCCTCGCAGGTCTAGCAGGTCTCGTGAGTCGAACAGATCTCAGAGGTCTCGCAGGTCTCTTGAGTCGAACAGGTCTCAGAGGTCTCGCAGGTCTCACAGGTCTCACAGGTCTCGTGAGTCGAACAGCTCTCTGAGGTATTGCAGGTCTAATGAGTTGAACAGGTCTCTGAGGTCTCGCAGGTCTCGTGAGTCGAACAGGTCTCAGAGGCCTCGCACGTCTCGTGAGTCGAACAGGTCTCAGAGGTCTCGCAGGTATCTTGAGTCGAACAGGTCTCAGAGGTCTCGCAGGTCTCACAGGTCTCGTGAGTCTAATAGGTCTCTGAGGTCTTGCAGGTCTCAGAGGTTGGTGTGA